The following coding sequences are from one Lolium rigidum isolate FL_2022 chromosome 6, APGP_CSIRO_Lrig_0.1, whole genome shotgun sequence window:
- the LOC124663788 gene encoding uncharacterized protein LOC124663788 — protein MIGPDDSPEGVNLDENMLPCSAAATADPESKVLDDDNLLIEIIVRLGFPTSLVRAALVCKRWYSLASDPAVLRRFRKLHPPRLLGFYVNTATGEHLYSSRFLPILPRPPELDSVFRHESFSLDAYENGWTYVADCWKNNVLIYLKRHNGGARGPDRVVRNPLFPDRVMAVIPTPPRHQLSEGNDMAVAHLLIEEGGD, from the coding sequence GGTCAACCTGGATGAAAACATGCTGCCGTGTTCTGCAGCAGCGACAGCCGACCCGGAATCCAAGGTGCTCGATGACGACAACCTCCTCATTGAGATCATTGTCCGCCTCGGCTTCCCCACCAGCCTCGTCCGTGCGGCGCTGGTCTGTAAGCGCTGGTACAGCCTCGCTTCTGACCCCGCCGtcctccgccgcttccgcaagCTCCACCCTCCCCGACTCCTCGGATTCTATGTCAACACCGCCACCGGGGAGCATTTGTACTCCTCACGCTTCTTGCCGATCCTGCCCCGGCCTCCAGAGCTCGACTCTGTCTTCCGCCACGAAAGCTTCAGCTTGGACGCCTACGAGAACGGATGGACCTACGTTGCCGACTGCTGGAAGAACAACGTCTTAATCTACTTGAAACGCCACAATGGTGGTGCGAGAGGGCCCGATAGGGTAGTGCGCAACCCACTCTTCCCCGACAGAGTCATGGCCGTCATCCCAACACCGCCACGGCACCAACTCTCGGAAGGAAATGACATGGCAGTTGCTCATCTCCTCATCGAAGAAGGAGGTGAC